A genomic region of Antennarius striatus isolate MH-2024 chromosome 16, ASM4005453v1, whole genome shotgun sequence contains the following coding sequences:
- the LOC137609512 gene encoding transmembrane protein 106A-like, with the protein MGAVVGKYIGEGWQRSRGDDNQAIIEKDDRERGFMGRRGAADTVDCPTCRGAGVIPRDQQSQLVSVIPCTDQRLKPRHTKRYVFMSVGICLLVVFLVLFFLFPRYVLLSPFTIKSSLVYFRNSSIQIHIMHDLNITNHNYVAVQAYNLSVQAVIFDLVVGTVTIRNVTSVKPLSNATVSFLLPIKLTDIAIMNYCEKSTLPVHILYLHLQTSMTVYYLTHYEQLSLETSEFINCGANSTVPRVVQPS; encoded by the exons ATGGGTGCTGTTGTCGGTAAATACATCGGTGAAGGATGGCAGCGCAGCAGAGGAGACGACAACCAGGCCATAATAGAGAAGGATGACAGGGAGAGAGGCTTCATGGGAAGACGTGGCGCAGCAGATACAGTGGACTGTCCCACCTGCAGGGGTGCTGGAGTCATACCCAGAG ATCAACAGAGCCAGCTGGTGTCAGTCATCCCCTGTACGGACCAGAGGCTGAAGCCCAGACACAC GAAACGGTATGTTTTCATGTCTGTTGGGATTTGCCTCCTAGTCGTTTTCCTGGTGCTGTTCTTCCTGTTCCCTCGCTACGTCCTTCTTTCTCCATTCACCATTAAGTCGAGCCTTGTTTACTTCAGGAACAGCAGTATACAAATACACATCATG cacGACCTGAACATCACCAACCACAACTATGTGGCAGTGCAGGCCTACAATCTGTCCGTTCAGGCCGTGATCTTTGACCTGGTGGTGGGAACAGTCACCATTAGGAACGTCACCTCTGTCAAACCTCTGTCTAATGCAACG GTCTCCTTCTTGCTCCCCATCAAGCTGACGGACATAGCCATAAT GAACTACTGTGAGAAATCTACCCTGCCTGTCCACATCCTCTACTTGCACTTACA GACGTCTATGACGGTGTACTACTTGACACACTATGAGCAGCTCTCACTGGAGACATCTGAGTTTATTAACTGTGGTGCAAACAGCACCGTACCGCGCGTAGTGCAAccgtcatga
- the LOC137610257 gene encoding ADP-ribosylation factor-like protein 4D has translation MGNQLTDIAPNTPFLPSFQSLHVVVIGLDSAGKTSLLYRLKLQEFVEAIPTKGFNMERIKVNIGNSKTTITTFQVWDVGGQEKLRPLWKSYTRRTDGLVFVVDAAEVERMEEAKVELHRITRLAENQGVPVLVLANKQDRDGAMPATEVEKVLALHELNSSTLHHTEGCSALDGQGLQPGLEKLYEMILKRKKVLRHTKKKR, from the exons ATGGGGAACCAGTTAACAGACATTGCCCCCAACACGCCTTTCCTTCCCAGTTTCCAGTCTTTACATGTGGTCGTGATTGGTTTGGATTCTGCAGGGAAAACGTCTCTCCTTTACCGACTCAAGCTGCAGGAATTTGTGGAGGCGATCCCCACCAAAGGTTTCAACATGGAGCGGATTAAAGTCAATATTGGCAACTCCAAAACCACCATCACCACGTTCCAGGTGTGGGATGTAGGAGGCCAGGAAAAACTGAGGCCTTTGTGGAAGTCTTACACCAGGAGGACGGATGGGCTGGTGTTTGTAGTGGATGCAGCCGAGGTGGAGCGCATGGAAGAGGCAAAAGTGGAACTCCATAGGATCACCCGGTTGGCAGAGAACCAGGGAGTGCCAGTGCTCGTTCTGGCAAACAAGCAGGACCGGGATGGAGCCATGCCAGCTACAGAG GTAGAGAAGGTGCTCGCTCTGCACGAGCTGAACTCATCCACGCTGCACCACACTGAGGGCTGCTCAGCTCTGGACGGCCAGGGCCTGCAGCCTGGCCTGGAGAAACTCTATGAGATGAtcctgaagaggaagaaggtacTCCGACACACcaagaagaagagatga